In one Pseudomonas sp. R84 genomic region, the following are encoded:
- a CDS encoding xanthine dehydrogenase family protein molybdopterin-binding subunit codes for MSRLPNDFALSNLSRRGFLKGVGATGALVLAASWGWQDALAEDKPKQFGADGMPNGWIDDPKVYVSIAADGTVTVVCNRSEMGQGVRTSLTMVVADELEADWAHVKVQQAPGDEVRFGNQDTDGSRSMRHWYEPMRRCGAAARTMLEQAAAAQWKVPVGECHAQLHKIIHKPSGRELGYGELAAAASALAVPARDSLRLKQPSEFRYIGKEGTKAIDGDDIVNGRAVYGADVHFDGMLYATIARPAVYGGKVKSLDDSAALKVPGVLKVMQIEGRPLPSEFQPLGGVAVVASNTWAAIKGREALKIEWDDGPNASYDSIAYRKELEAASLKPGKVVSNTGDIDKALSGAASTLEASYYLPHLAQAPMEPMVAIARYQDGVCEAWAPSQAPQVTRERIGERLGLPFDNVTFNVTLLGGGFGRKSKPDFVVEAAILAKEFPGKAVRVQWTREDDIHNSYFHTVSAEYLKAGVGKDGMPSGWLHRTVAPSITALFAPGMNHEAAFELGMGFTNMAYAIPNVRLENPEATVHTRVGWYRSVSNIPHGFAIQSFVDELAHKAGEDPLKYQIKLLGADRQIDPRTLSEEWNYGESPERYPIDTGRMRAVLETAAKAAGWGRKLPKGRGLGLAVHYSFVTYVAAVIEVEVKDDGTLIVHKADIAVDCGPQINPERIRSQFEGACVMGLGNAVLGEISFKDGKVQQDNFHMYEVARMSLAPKEVAVHLVTPPGDVPLGGVGEPGVPPIAPALCNAIFAATGKRIRNLPVRYQLQGWQKAEA; via the coding sequence ATGAGTCGCCTTCCGAATGATTTCGCCCTGAGCAATCTCAGCCGTCGTGGTTTCCTCAAAGGCGTCGGCGCTACCGGTGCACTGGTGCTGGCCGCCAGCTGGGGCTGGCAGGATGCGTTGGCCGAGGACAAGCCGAAACAGTTCGGCGCCGATGGCATGCCCAATGGCTGGATCGATGATCCGAAGGTCTACGTCAGCATCGCCGCTGACGGCACGGTCACCGTGGTGTGCAACCGTTCGGAAATGGGCCAGGGCGTGCGTACCAGTCTGACTATGGTCGTCGCTGATGAGCTGGAAGCCGATTGGGCGCACGTCAAAGTGCAGCAGGCGCCGGGTGATGAGGTGCGCTTCGGCAACCAGGACACCGACGGTTCGCGCAGCATGCGTCACTGGTACGAACCGATGCGGCGTTGTGGCGCGGCGGCGCGGACCATGCTCGAGCAAGCTGCCGCTGCGCAGTGGAAAGTGCCGGTCGGCGAATGTCACGCGCAGTTGCATAAAATCATTCACAAACCGTCCGGCCGTGAGCTGGGCTATGGCGAACTCGCCGCCGCGGCCAGCGCATTGGCAGTACCGGCGCGTGACAGCCTGCGCCTCAAGCAGCCATCGGAATTTCGCTACATTGGCAAAGAAGGCACCAAGGCCATCGACGGTGACGACATCGTCAATGGTCGTGCGGTGTACGGTGCTGACGTGCATTTCGACGGCATGTTGTACGCGACCATCGCGCGCCCGGCAGTTTACGGCGGCAAGGTCAAATCGCTGGACGACAGCGCGGCGCTGAAAGTCCCCGGCGTGCTCAAAGTGATGCAGATTGAAGGGCGTCCGCTGCCTTCGGAATTTCAGCCGTTAGGCGGCGTGGCTGTCGTGGCCAGCAATACCTGGGCAGCGATCAAGGGCCGCGAAGCTTTGAAAATCGAGTGGGACGATGGCCCGAATGCCAGTTACGACTCGATTGCCTATCGCAAGGAACTCGAAGCCGCCTCGCTGAAACCCGGCAAAGTGGTGAGCAACACTGGCGATATCGACAAGGCGTTGAGTGGCGCGGCCAGCACCCTTGAAGCTTCTTACTATCTGCCGCATCTGGCGCAGGCGCCGATGGAACCGATGGTCGCCATCGCCCGTTACCAGGACGGGGTTTGCGAGGCATGGGCGCCAAGTCAGGCGCCGCAAGTTACCCGCGAACGAATCGGCGAGCGCCTTGGTCTGCCGTTCGACAATGTCACCTTTAATGTCACACTGCTCGGCGGCGGTTTCGGGCGCAAATCCAAGCCGGACTTCGTTGTTGAGGCGGCGATCCTCGCCAAGGAGTTTCCCGGTAAAGCAGTGCGGGTGCAGTGGACGCGTGAAGATGACATCCACAACTCCTATTTCCACACCGTGTCCGCCGAGTATCTAAAGGCGGGCGTGGGCAAGGACGGCATGCCGTCCGGTTGGCTGCATCGCACCGTGGCACCGAGCATCACCGCGCTGTTCGCGCCGGGGATGAACCATGAAGCCGCGTTCGAACTGGGCATGGGTTTCACCAACATGGCCTACGCCATTCCTAACGTGCGCCTGGAAAACCCCGAAGCCACCGTGCACACGCGAGTCGGCTGGTATCGCTCGGTGTCGAACATTCCCCATGGTTTCGCAATTCAGAGCTTCGTCGATGAGTTGGCGCACAAGGCCGGCGAAGATCCGCTCAAGTACCAGATCAAACTGCTCGGTGCGGATCGGCAGATCGACCCGCGTACCTTGAGCGAAGAGTGGAACTACGGTGAGTCTCCCGAGCGTTATCCGATCGATACCGGACGCATGCGCGCCGTGCTGGAAACCGCCGCGAAAGCTGCCGGTTGGGGGCGCAAACTGCCGAAGGGGCGTGGTCTCGGTCTGGCGGTGCATTACAGCTTCGTCACCTATGTGGCGGCGGTGATCGAAGTCGAGGTCAAGGACGATGGCACGCTGATCGTGCATAAGGCCGACATTGCCGTGGATTGCGGGCCGCAGATCAACCCTGAACGTATTCGCTCGCAGTTCGAAGGCGCTTGCGTGATGGGCTTGGGCAACGCAGTACTGGGCGAAATCAGCTTCAAGGACGGCAAGGTCCAGCAGGACAACTTCCATATGTACGAAGTGG
- a CDS encoding (2Fe-2S)-binding protein has protein sequence MITLKLNGQDHSLDVTEDMPLLWAIRDVAGYNGTKFGCGMGLCGACTIHIDGLPARSCITPIGSVVGQNVTTIDNLHADPVGQVVQQAWLDSAVAQCGFCQGGQIMSATALLKTNPNPSDEQIEEAMVGNICRCGTYNRIKTAIRQASTHLKEAKA, from the coding sequence ATGATTACCCTGAAACTCAATGGCCAAGACCATTCACTTGATGTCACGGAAGACATGCCGCTGCTCTGGGCTATTCGCGATGTTGCTGGTTACAACGGCACCAAATTCGGCTGCGGCATGGGCCTGTGTGGCGCCTGCACCATTCACATCGATGGCTTGCCGGCGCGCAGTTGCATCACGCCGATTGGCTCGGTGGTCGGGCAGAACGTTACTACCATCGATAATCTTCATGCTGACCCGGTCGGGCAGGTGGTCCAGCAAGCCTGGCTCGACAGTGCTGTGGCTCAATGCGGTTTCTGTCAGGGTGGGCAGATCATGTCGGCCACGGCGTTGCTCAAGACCAACCCGAATCCGAGCGACGAGCAGATCGAAGAAGCCATGGTCGGCAACATTTGCCGTTGCGGCACCTATAACCGGATCAAAACCGCTATTCGTCAGGCTTCCACTCACTTGAAGGAGGCCAAGGCATGA
- the murB gene encoding UDP-N-acetylmuramate dehydrogenase: MSLQVQPQVSLKSFNSFGVDVRAQLFAEARSDADVREALAYATAHDVPLLVIGGGSNLLLTADIPALVLRMATRGIRVISDDGNRVVIEAEAGEPWHPFVQHTLALGFSGLENLSLIPGTVGAAPMQNIGAYGVEIKDVFAGLTALDRQTGELRDFTLEECNFAYRDSLFKQQPGRWLILRVRFALNRVAHLHLEYGPVRQRLTEQGIEQPTPTDVSRAICSIRSEKLPDPAVLGNAGSFFKNPLVSAAIVAQIKAQHPDVVAYSQPDGQMKLAAGWLIERAGWKGFREADAGVHKLQALVLVNYGAATGLQLLDLAQRIQKDIAERFNVELEMEPNRY; the protein is encoded by the coding sequence ATGAGTTTGCAGGTGCAACCGCAGGTTTCCCTGAAGTCGTTCAACAGTTTTGGCGTGGATGTTCGTGCGCAACTGTTCGCCGAAGCCCGCAGCGATGCCGATGTCCGTGAAGCGCTGGCGTATGCCACGGCGCACGACGTGCCGTTGCTGGTGATTGGCGGTGGCAGTAACTTGCTGCTGACCGCTGATATTCCGGCGCTGGTGCTGCGCATGGCAACGCGCGGGATCCGCGTCATCAGTGATGACGGCAACCGCGTGGTGATTGAGGCTGAAGCGGGCGAGCCGTGGCATCCGTTTGTCCAACACACACTGGCGCTGGGCTTTTCCGGACTGGAAAACCTCAGTCTGATTCCCGGCACTGTCGGCGCTGCGCCGATGCAGAACATTGGCGCTTACGGTGTCGAGATCAAGGATGTGTTCGCCGGCCTCACCGCGCTGGATCGTCAGACCGGCGAGTTGCGCGACTTCACTCTAGAAGAATGCAACTTTGCCTACCGCGACAGTCTGTTTAAGCAGCAGCCGGGACGTTGGCTGATTTTGCGGGTGCGCTTCGCGCTCAATCGCGTTGCACATCTGCATCTGGAATACGGCCCGGTGCGCCAGCGCCTGACCGAGCAAGGTATCGAGCAGCCGACGCCGACCGATGTCAGCCGCGCGATTTGCAGCATCCGCAGTGAAAAACTGCCAGACCCGGCAGTGCTCGGCAATGCCGGCAGTTTCTTCAAGAATCCGCTGGTGTCGGCGGCCATCGTCGCGCAGATCAAAGCGCAGCATCCGGATGTGGTCGCCTACTCGCAACCGGACGGGCAGATGAAACTGGCCGCGGGCTGGTTGATCGAGCGCGCTGGCTGGAAAGGTTTCCGTGAGGCAGATGCCGGCGTGCATAAATTGCAGGCGTTGGTGCTGGTCAACTACGGCGCGGCAACCGGGCTGCAACTGCTCGATCTGGCGCAACGCATCCAGAAAGACATTGCCGAACGTTTCAATGTCGAGCTGGAAATGGAGCCCAATCGCTATTAG
- a CDS encoding low molecular weight protein-tyrosine-phosphatase gives MRVLFVCLGNICRSPTAEGVLRYKLREEGLADQVEVASAGTGDWHVGNPPDKRSQAAAKVRGYDLSAQRAQQVSRADFASYDLILAMDNSNLRNLKALQPSTGKAELDLFLRRYAGVVDEVPDPYYDGDQGFEQVLDLIEAACDQLLIEVKGRL, from the coding sequence ATGCGCGTTCTGTTTGTGTGCCTGGGCAACATTTGCCGTTCGCCCACGGCTGAAGGCGTGTTGCGGTACAAACTGCGTGAAGAAGGGCTGGCGGATCAGGTCGAAGTGGCCTCCGCCGGCACCGGTGACTGGCACGTCGGCAACCCGCCGGACAAACGCAGCCAGGCTGCGGCCAAAGTGCGCGGCTATGACCTGTCGGCGCAACGCGCGCAACAGGTCAGTCGTGCCGATTTCGCCAGTTACGATCTGATTCTGGCGATGGACAACAGCAACCTGCGCAACCTCAAGGCATTGCAACCGTCTACCGGTAAAGCAGAGCTGGATCTGTTTCTGCGTCGTTATGCCGGTGTGGTCGATGAAGTGCCGGATCCGTATTACGACGGCGATCAGGGTTTCGAGCAGGTGCTGGATCTGATCGAAGCCGCGTGTGACCAGTTGTTGATCGAAGTGAAGGGCCGGTTATGA
- the kdsB gene encoding 3-deoxy-manno-octulosonate cytidylyltransferase has translation MTTAFTVVIPSRFASTRLPGKPLLDIAGKPMIQHVWEQASKSSASRVVVATDDARIVEACKAFGAEVVLTREDHNSGTDRLAEVAAKLGLEPDAIVVNVQGDEPLIPPSVIDQVAANLAAHTEARMATLAEPIEDVETLFNPNVVKVVSDLNGLALTFSRATLPWARDAFAKSREQLPEGVPYRRHIGIYAYRAGFLHDFVSWGPCWLENTESLEQLRALWHGVRIHVADALIAPPTGVDTVEDLERVRRLLGA, from the coding sequence ATGACCACCGCCTTCACCGTTGTCATCCCGTCGCGTTTCGCCTCGACCCGCTTGCCGGGCAAGCCGCTGCTGGACATCGCCGGCAAGCCGATGATCCAGCACGTCTGGGAACAGGCGAGCAAAAGCAGCGCCTCCCGCGTGGTGGTTGCGACTGACGATGCGCGCATCGTCGAGGCCTGCAAGGCCTTTGGCGCCGAAGTCGTGCTGACCCGTGAAGATCACAATTCCGGCACCGATCGTCTGGCCGAAGTCGCGGCGAAACTGGGCCTTGAACCCGACGCGATAGTGGTCAATGTGCAGGGTGACGAGCCGCTGATCCCGCCGAGCGTGATCGATCAGGTTGCCGCCAATCTGGCCGCCCACACTGAAGCGCGCATGGCCACGCTGGCCGAGCCGATTGAGGACGTGGAAACCTTGTTCAATCCGAACGTGGTCAAGGTCGTCAGCGACCTCAACGGTCTGGCGCTGACCTTCAGCCGCGCGACGCTGCCGTGGGCACGCGACGCGTTCGCCAAGAGCCGCGAGCAATTGCCTGAAGGCGTGCCATACCGTCGTCACATCGGCATTTACGCCTACCGCGCCGGTTTCCTTCATGACTTCGTGAGCTGGGGCCCGTGCTGGCTGGAAAACACTGAATCCCTCGAGCAACTGCGTGCCCTGTGGCACGGCGTGCGGATTCATGTCGCCGATGCGCTGATCGCGCCGCCAACCGGCGTCGACACGGTTGAAGACCTCGAGCGCGTTCGTCGCCTGCTGGGGGCCTGA
- a CDS encoding Trm112 family protein — protein sequence MDTKLLDILACPICKGPLKLSADKTELISKGAGLAYPIRDGIPVMLESEARTLTTDERLDK from the coding sequence ATGGACACCAAATTGCTCGACATCCTCGCGTGCCCGATCTGCAAAGGCCCGCTCAAGCTCAGCGCCGACAAGACCGAGTTGATCAGCAAGGGCGCCGGCCTGGCCTACCCGATCCGCGACGGCATCCCGGTGATGCTCGAAAGCGAAGCCCGTACCCTGACCACTGACGAGCGTCTGGATAAATGA
- the lpxK gene encoding tetraacyldisaccharide 4'-kinase, producing MSLSDRFLAAWYQGHPALALLRPLEMLYRRVVINKRQRFLSGEGEIYQSPVPLIVVGNITVGGTGKTPMILWLIEHCRRSGLRVGVVSRGYGAKPPQLPWRVEAEQTADIAGDEPLLIVQRTGVPLMIDPDRSAAVKALLANEPLDLILSDDGMQHYRLARDLELVLIDAARGLGNKRCLPAGPLREPIERLQSVDGVLFNGATEDRDDGFAFRLQPTALVNLRSGERKPLDHFPAGQAVHAVAGIGNPQRFFNTLEALDWRAIPHAFADHAEYSVQALNFTPSLPLVMTEKDAVKCRAFAAADWWYLAVDAVPSPAFMAWFDTQLMRLLPDRLLP from the coding sequence ATGAGCCTGTCCGATCGCTTTCTCGCCGCGTGGTATCAGGGGCACCCGGCCCTGGCGCTGCTGCGGCCGCTGGAAATGTTGTATCGCCGTGTGGTGATCAACAAGCGTCAGCGCTTTCTCAGCGGTGAGGGTGAGATCTATCAATCGCCCGTGCCGTTGATCGTGGTCGGCAACATCACCGTGGGTGGCACCGGCAAGACGCCGATGATTCTGTGGTTGATCGAACATTGCCGGCGTAGCGGTTTGCGCGTCGGCGTGGTCAGCCGTGGCTACGGTGCCAAACCGCCGCAACTGCCATGGCGCGTTGAGGCCGAGCAAACCGCGGACATTGCCGGTGATGAACCGTTGTTGATCGTCCAGCGCACAGGTGTGCCGCTGATGATCGACCCCGATCGCAGCGCCGCCGTCAAAGCCTTGCTCGCCAATGAGCCGCTGGATCTGATCCTCTCCGACGACGGCATGCAGCATTACCGCCTGGCGCGTGATCTGGAGCTGGTGCTGATCGACGCCGCTCGTGGCCTCGGCAACAAGCGTTGCCTGCCTGCCGGGCCGTTGCGCGAACCGATCGAACGTCTGCAAAGTGTTGATGGTGTGCTGTTCAATGGTGCGACTGAAGACCGTGACGACGGTTTCGCTTTCCGTCTGCAACCGACTGCACTGGTCAACCTGCGCAGCGGGGAGCGTAAACCCCTTGACCACTTTCCCGCTGGCCAGGCCGTGCACGCCGTCGCCGGGATCGGCAATCCGCAACGTTTCTTCAATACCCTCGAAGCGCTAGACTGGCGAGCAATCCCCCATGCGTTTGCCGACCACGCCGAATACAGCGTGCAGGCGTTGAATTTCACACCGTCATTGCCGTTGGTGATGACCGAAAAGGACGCGGTGAAGTGCCGTGCCTTCGCTGCTGCCGATTGGTGGTATCTGGCGGTCGATGCTGTGCCGTCGCCGGCCTTCATGGCCTGGTTCGACACTCAGCTGATGCGCCTGTTGCCCGATCGGCTTTTGCCTTAA